Proteins co-encoded in one Bacteroidota bacterium genomic window:
- a CDS encoding O-antigen ligase family protein — translation MPWKVDSTGISKTFYFAGAFFILACALLISLGNHFVLISSLCILVAAGYILSISNLNYSFYLLAILLPFSLKIALPLSDIDLGFPSEAWLFILLIALFALWIRKGFVSNEFLLHPVSILLLVYLFFCGISALNSSLFWISAKAISVKTVYILVFYFGINSVFKHTVNSVKLLFIAYSISMFLVSLYFLYNQSSYNWSKQTAAFAVNPFFSDHTIYSACLAFVLPFHVLQIFRLKKEQNAILLRLIHSCFSIVFLTALYFTFCRAAWISCVIALLLGIGIKLKLKPRFYLAAIGVAGLFAALNAEKLTNAFYENKSISTAATTSAIEQTQSITNITTDVSNAERLNRWSCAWRMFKDRPMLGFGPGTFQFQYLGYQLEDEITYISVFSPYNIPLGRGGSAHNEYLLLLTESGIFSLAAFLLLVILLLKKSLQLLLRCNNTENYNTCLYLLLGLVTYLIHGLFNNYLDTDKTAFLLFSSMALLVQLDLDFKSKIIVPN, via the coding sequence ATGCCTTGGAAAGTTGACTCCACCGGCATTTCGAAAACCTTTTATTTTGCCGGAGCCTTTTTTATTCTGGCTTGCGCTTTACTTATCTCCTTAGGAAATCACTTTGTTTTAATAAGTTCACTTTGCATACTGGTAGCAGCCGGTTATATACTTTCAATTAGCAACTTAAACTATAGCTTTTACTTACTTGCCATTTTATTGCCTTTCTCCCTAAAAATTGCTTTGCCCCTATCTGATATTGACTTGGGTTTTCCTTCTGAAGCTTGGTTGTTTATTCTGCTCATTGCTTTATTTGCATTATGGATTCGGAAAGGTTTTGTTAGCAACGAATTTCTGTTGCATCCTGTGAGCATCTTGCTACTTGTTTATTTGTTTTTTTGTGGTATAAGCGCTCTAAACAGCAGCCTATTCTGGATATCTGCAAAAGCCATCAGTGTGAAAACCGTTTATATCCTAGTTTTCTATTTTGGAATTAATTCAGTGTTTAAACATACAGTAAACTCGGTTAAACTACTGTTTATTGCTTACAGCATTAGCATGTTTCTTGTTTCACTTTACTTTTTGTACAACCAATCAAGCTATAATTGGAGCAAGCAAACTGCTGCATTTGCTGTGAATCCATTTTTTTCTGATCATACCATCTATAGTGCTTGTTTGGCTTTTGTTTTGCCCTTTCATGTTTTACAAATTTTCAGGCTTAAGAAGGAGCAAAATGCTATTCTACTCCGGTTAATACATAGTTGCTTTAGTATTGTTTTTTTGACAGCGCTTTATTTTACTTTTTGCCGAGCCGCCTGGATTAGCTGTGTTATTGCTTTACTTTTGGGAATAGGAATCAAACTTAAATTAAAACCAAGATTCTATTTGGCGGCGATAGGCGTAGCAGGATTGTTTGCTGCATTAAATGCTGAAAAACTTACGAATGCTTTTTATGAAAACAAAAGCATATCTACTGCTGCAACTACAAGTGCCATTGAGCAAACACAATCCATAACCAATATTACCACCGACGTTTCAAATGCCGAACGTTTAAATAGATGGAGTTGTGCTTGGCGCATGTTTAAAGATAGACCAATGTTAGGCTTTGGACCGGGAACTTTTCAATTTCAATATTTAGGCTATCAGTTAGAAGATGAGATTACCTATATTAGTGTGTTTAGCCCTTACAACATTCCGCTCGGTCGCGGAGGTTCAGCACACAATGAGTATTTATTATTGCTTACCGAAAGCGGAATTTTTTCACTTGCAGCATTTTTGTTACTTGTAATTTTGCTGCTTAAAAAGAGTCTTCAACTTTTGTTGAGATGCAACAATACTGAGAATTACAACACTTGTTTGTATTTGTTGTTAGGGTTAGTAACCTACTTGATACATGGATTGTTTAATAATTACTTGGATACTGATAAAACTGCTTTTTTACTTTTTTCAAGTATGGCTTTATTGGTTCAGCTGGATCTTGATTTTAAAAGTAAAATCATAGTTCCAAATTAA
- a CDS encoding DMT family transporter codes for MIGLLGAIILLLVKHDLTIGSLTWRGDLCILINAISWGIYLVVAKPLIMKYRTITVIKWVFLFAWFYVLPFGYSEFVEADFSMMPTDILLSVAFVVVGTTYFAYLLNNYALQKVSSSVVSIYIYLQPLLAAGIAVFLGRDDIDAVKIVSGLFIFIGVYLVSSADRANRNQNIQ; via the coding sequence TTGATAGGCTTATTAGGTGCTATTATTTTGCTTTTGGTAAAACACGACTTAACCATTGGTTCGCTTACCTGGAGAGGTGATTTGTGTATACTTATTAATGCAATTTCATGGGGAATTTACCTGGTAGTAGCCAAACCTTTAATTATGAAATACCGCACCATAACCGTAATAAAATGGGTGTTTTTATTTGCCTGGTTTTATGTATTACCCTTTGGATACAGTGAATTTGTTGAGGCCGATTTTTCGATGATGCCAACCGACATTTTGTTATCAGTGGCATTTGTGGTTGTAGGCACTACCTATTTTGCTTACTTATTAAATAATTATGCCTTGCAAAAAGTGAGTTCATCAGTGGTAAGTATCTACATCTATTTACAACCCTTGCTCGCTGCAGGAATAGCTGTATTCCTTGGTCGAGATGATATTGATGCTGTAAAAATAGTGTCCGGTTTGTTTATCTTTATTGGGGTGTACTTGGTGAGTTCTGCAGATAGGGCTAATCGCAATCAAAACATTCAGTAA
- a CDS encoding DMT family transporter, whose protein sequence is MKENFKSHLALFIVALIYGANYTIAKGVMPTYLEPFGFIVVRVSGAVMLFWITGIFVPEKINRKDIPLLAFCGLFGVAINQLLFFKGLSMTTPINAAIIMVITPILVLLVATSVASERITPKNFQEF, encoded by the coding sequence GTGAAGGAAAATTTTAAATCGCACCTTGCACTTTTTATAGTTGCGCTCATTTATGGAGCTAATTACACTATTGCTAAAGGCGTAATGCCCACTTACCTTGAACCATTTGGTTTTATTGTAGTGCGTGTAAGCGGTGCCGTGATGTTGTTTTGGATAACCGGAATTTTTGTTCCTGAAAAAATTAACCGCAAAGACATTCCCCTTCTGGCTTTTTGTGGCTTGTTTGGAGTAGCCATTAATCAACTGTTGTTTTTTAAGGGGCTAAGCATGACCACTCCCATCAATGCAGCCATCATTATGGTAATTACTCCCATTTTAGTATTGTTGGTAGCTACCTCGGTGGCCAGTGAACGCATTACTCCTAAAAACTTTCAGGAATTTTGA
- a CDS encoding CoA transferase subunit A: protein MINKKVASAEEAIKGIQDNMTLMLGGFGLCGIPENCITALVKSGVKGLTCISNNAGVDDFGLGLLLKEHQVKKMISSYVGENAEFERQLLSGELEVDLIPQGTLATRIQMGGAGIPAFFTPAGYGTEVANGKEIREFHGKMYLMEEWLKADFAIVKAWKGDTQGNLVYKATARNFNPMMATAGKITIAEVEQLVEPGELHPDEIHTPGIFVQRIFEGKNYEKRIEQRTVRSK from the coding sequence ATGATCAATAAAAAGGTTGCAAGTGCAGAAGAAGCAATAAAAGGAATACAAGATAACATGACCTTGATGTTGGGTGGTTTTGGATTGTGTGGGATACCCGAAAATTGTATTACAGCGCTCGTTAAAAGTGGTGTAAAAGGTTTAACCTGTATAAGCAACAACGCCGGGGTGGATGATTTTGGATTGGGCTTATTATTGAAAGAACATCAAGTTAAGAAAATGATTTCGAGCTATGTTGGTGAGAATGCTGAATTTGAACGGCAATTGCTGAGTGGCGAACTCGAAGTTGATTTGATACCTCAAGGAACTTTAGCTACACGAATACAAATGGGAGGGGCCGGAATTCCTGCGTTTTTTACACCTGCAGGTTATGGAACTGAAGTGGCAAACGGAAAAGAAATTCGTGAGTTTCATGGCAAAATGTACCTCATGGAAGAATGGCTAAAAGCCGATTTTGCAATTGTTAAAGCCTGGAAAGGTGATACTCAAGGAAACCTTGTTTACAAAGCTACAGCACGTAATTTTAACCCCATGATGGCAACTGCCGGAAAAATTACTATTGCCGAAGTTGAGCAGTTGGTTGAGCCCGGCGAACTTCACCCCGATGAAATTCATACACCCGGAATTTTTGTTCAACGAATTTTCGAAGGTAAAAATTACGAAAAGCGCATTGAGCAAAGAACTGTAAGATCAAAATAG
- a CDS encoding IS1595 family transposase: MKEKDLTFKNIGDLTKRFNTELKCIQFVEKLRWNGERACPHCGGAKTYVCKGHGKYKCAYCRKLFSITTGTYFENTKLPLRVWLISMYLILNHKKGVSSLQLASTIGCTQKSAWFVLHRLRAMLKDKTERIKLSGVIEADEGYIGGLDSNKHASKRKLAPQPLIPVEFQKRKYTTTEKKMVVGAVQRGGLVIAKYIEDEKRSVVIDFLQKHVQEGSTLYTDEHYYYYNKIIKDRYAHQSVNHGVKEYVKGRVHTNTIENYWSVVKRCIDGTYHQLSRKHLQAYLNEFSFRYNTRHESNSFRFIDALKDCHGRLKYKQLIAA, translated from the coding sequence ATGAAAGAAAAAGACCTAACATTTAAAAACATTGGCGACCTAACTAAGCGGTTCAATACAGAGTTAAAATGTATTCAGTTTGTTGAAAAACTTAGGTGGAACGGTGAAAGAGCCTGCCCTCATTGCGGAGGGGCTAAAACGTACGTTTGCAAAGGGCATGGTAAATACAAATGTGCTTATTGTCGCAAATTATTTAGCATAACCACAGGAACATATTTTGAGAATACTAAACTGCCTTTAAGAGTTTGGTTGATTTCAATGTATCTTATTCTTAACCATAAAAAAGGTGTTAGTTCTTTGCAGCTAGCTAGCACTATTGGTTGTACGCAAAAATCAGCGTGGTTTGTATTGCATAGACTTAGAGCAATGTTAAAAGATAAAACCGAGCGCATTAAGTTGAGCGGTGTTATTGAAGCTGATGAGGGGTATATAGGGGGTTTAGATTCTAATAAACACGCTAGCAAACGCAAGTTAGCACCTCAACCTTTAATCCCTGTTGAATTTCAAAAGAGAAAATACACCACAACCGAAAAGAAGATGGTCGTTGGTGCTGTTCAAAGAGGCGGTTTGGTTATTGCCAAATATATAGAAGATGAAAAACGGTCTGTTGTTATTGATTTTCTGCAAAAACACGTACAGGAAGGAAGTACACTATATACTGATGAACATTACTACTACTACAATAAAATCATTAAAGATAGATACGCACATCAATCAGTAAATCACGGCGTAAAAGAATATGTTAAAGGTAGAGTTCACACAAATACTATTGAAAATTACTGGTCTGTAGTTAAAAGGTGTATTGATGGAACATACCACCAACTAAGCAGAAAACACTTACAAGCATACCTAAATGAATTTTCTTTTAGATATAACACCCGACACGAAAGCAATAGTTTTCGGTTTATTGATGCTCTTAAAGACTGTCATGGGAGATTAAAATATAAACAGTTAATAGCTGCTTAG
- a CDS encoding T9SS type A sorting domain-containing protein — protein sequence MTTKKAIVLLLITTLFSFQQIQAQCTACTYTPVAMSNCPTTPPKPRGLYVNEFFSFNSAFYGPQQGIDAVHSILGVDANKDGIYEKEDALLAYCKTNKFSRITLYDIWNVLRFPTSMYGALSYSDHLKRFITKAKTGGYGITEVGVTIWNPVTPSYVAAYNGISSSCVLQKRMMTNTNGFTSYFKEKDAPDEVEENEHNSFYPANLSTLAAESETEIDEATFTSSARVDALNSFKIDHMVSEFEFWNTNTFNTVARRDSAYRVFQNMMNYMQCLRSASVDPLNIYVYLGYLDKDSYDDKTQAQFIDNIADKIYISNYKCNPNSLFLSSIQSRIDIFSASSGPTKANSKIVILLCGTNQSDAVANDPFNNGWCDFLGPFLKVSGNTMACAEGLFKTAYDNYKAANPGKWNSTLNSFQWYPYTILKKNSVKRLAEENTNNIASEDLFSVFPNPVNSNATFAFSTDAEMLQNASLTVFDNTGKVIAKQALNSISNNELTLDLSSINSGLYFCKIVSPNWSSTTSKLVVVK from the coding sequence ATGACCACTAAAAAAGCTATCGTTCTACTTCTGATTACAACTCTTTTCTCCTTTCAACAAATTCAGGCTCAGTGTACTGCATGTACCTATACCCCGGTTGCAATGAGCAATTGCCCAACTACACCACCTAAACCACGTGGATTGTATGTAAATGAATTTTTTAGTTTCAACAGTGCCTTTTATGGTCCACAGCAAGGAATTGATGCAGTACATTCTATTTTAGGAGTGGATGCTAATAAGGATGGTATTTACGAAAAAGAAGATGCACTTTTGGCTTACTGCAAAACCAATAAATTTTCAAGAATTACACTCTATGATATTTGGAATGTGCTTAGATTCCCAACTTCAATGTATGGTGCATTAAGTTATAGCGACCACTTGAAACGGTTTATTACAAAAGCCAAAACTGGAGGATACGGTATTACAGAAGTAGGTGTAACAATATGGAATCCGGTAACTCCATCTTATGTAGCAGCATATAATGGTATTAGCTCAAGTTGCGTTTTGCAAAAAAGAATGATGACGAATACAAATGGATTTACTTCGTATTTCAAGGAAAAAGATGCGCCAGATGAGGTGGAAGAAAACGAACACAATTCTTTTTATCCGGCAAATCTTTCGACGCTAGCAGCTGAAAGCGAAACTGAAATAGATGAAGCAACTTTCACTTCTTCTGCTCGTGTTGATGCGCTTAATTCATTTAAGATTGATCACATGGTTTCTGAATTCGAATTTTGGAATACCAATACATTTAACACAGTTGCACGCAGAGATTCAGCTTATCGTGTGTTTCAAAACATGATGAATTACATGCAATGTTTAAGATCGGCTAGTGTTGACCCTTTGAATATTTATGTGTATCTGGGATACCTTGATAAAGATTCATATGATGATAAAACACAGGCTCAGTTTATTGATAACATAGCCGACAAAATCTATATCAGCAATTACAAATGCAATCCGAATAGTTTATTTTTATCAAGTATTCAGAGCAGAATTGATATTTTTTCGGCATCTAGTGGTCCAACAAAAGCAAATTCAAAAATTGTTATATTGTTATGTGGCACCAATCAAAGTGATGCTGTTGCAAATGACCCATTTAACAACGGTTGGTGCGATTTTCTTGGACCCTTTTTAAAGGTTAGTGGTAACACCATGGCCTGTGCCGAAGGATTATTTAAAACTGCATACGATAATTACAAAGCAGCAAATCCGGGTAAATGGAATAGTACCTTAAATAGTTTTCAATGGTATCCGTATACCATTCTTAAAAAGAATTCTGTAAAGCGATTGGCTGAAGAAAATACAAATAATATTGCCAGTGAAGATTTATTTTCAGTATTCCCGAATCCTGTAAATTCTAATGCAACATTTGCTTTTAGCACGGATGCTGAAATGTTACAAAATGCTTCTTTAACTGTGTTTGATAATACAGGTAAGGTAATTGCAAAACAGGCATTAAATTCTATTTCAAACAATGAACTAACATTAGACCTTAGCTCCATAAATTCGGGCTTGTATTTTTGTAAAATTGTAAGTCCAAATTGGTCGAGCACTACCTCTAAATTAGTGGTAGTAAAGTAA
- a CDS encoding CoA transferase subunit B, whose translation MLDKNGIAKRIAQELKDGYYVNLGIGIPTLVANYIPKGMNVILQSENGLLGMGPFPTEDEVDADLINAGKQTITTLPGSSFFDSALSFAMIRGEHVQLTVLGAMEVSETGDIANWKIPGKMVKGMGGAMDLVASAQNIIVAMQHVNKAGESKLLKKCTLPLTGVGCVKKIVTELAALEVTKEGFLLLERAPGVSIEQIKNATEGTLIIKGDVPEMVIN comes from the coding sequence ATGTTAGATAAAAATGGAATAGCGAAACGTATCGCACAAGAGTTAAAAGACGGATATTATGTGAATTTGGGAATTGGAATTCCAACATTGGTTGCCAATTATATACCCAAGGGGATGAATGTAATTTTGCAATCTGAAAACGGTTTGCTTGGAATGGGTCCATTTCCCACTGAAGATGAAGTTGACGCCGATTTAATTAATGCAGGTAAGCAAACCATTACAACTCTTCCGGGCTCTTCGTTTTTTGATTCGGCTTTGAGTTTTGCAATGATTCGAGGGGAGCATGTGCAACTAACCGTGTTAGGCGCTATGGAAGTTAGTGAAACAGGGGACATTGCCAATTGGAAAATACCGGGCAAAATGGTTAAAGGTATGGGAGGTGCTATGGATTTAGTAGCCTCTGCTCAAAATATTATTGTGGCCATGCAACATGTAAACAAAGCTGGTGAATCGAAGCTGCTTAAAAAATGTACTTTACCACTAACAGGTGTGGGATGTGTAAAAAAAATAGTCACAGAATTAGCTGCGCTTGAAGTAACTAAAGAAGGATTTCTTTTGCTCGAAAGGGCTCCCGGAGTGAGTATAGAACAAATTAAAAATGCTACTGAAGGAACACTGATAATTAAAGGTGATGTTCCTGAAATGGTAATAAATTAA
- a CDS encoding urate hydroxylase PuuD yields MNIILYLSFAFLILFAAYRYTLFTGLGAHVHEWLNLLVRWAHILFGIAWIGASFYFIFLENSLNRKYGLRNEIAGNLWAIHGGGFYYVEKYKIAPEKLPATLHWFKYEAYFTWLTGFLLLVIVYYSNAQSYLVNASVMKLSVEQAIAISLTTLIGSWFLYDALCKSPLKKYPTVFATIGFSLVVLIAYFLTHVFDGKAAFIHVGALLGTIMVGNVFFVIIPSQKALVKAAIEGKSLDENLGKNAGLRSLHNNYITFPVIFTMISNHFPSTFGNDMNWVILTGISLAGAGARHFINKHEKGENLYWLIPAVGALLILMMLMTAPKRKKSAKELPPVAFAEVETIFKNRCTPCHSSHPSDNTQVIAPNGVMYDTPEQIKGMADKILIRAVQTKTMPQGNKTNMTEEERELVGVWIEQGANLN; encoded by the coding sequence ATGAACATTATTCTATATCTATCCTTTGCATTTTTAATTTTATTCGCGGCTTATCGTTATACGCTATTTACCGGTTTAGGAGCACACGTGCACGAGTGGCTTAATTTACTGGTGCGATGGGCGCACATACTTTTTGGGATAGCTTGGATTGGGGCCTCTTTTTATTTTATTTTTCTTGAAAACAGCCTTAATCGTAAATATGGTCTGCGCAATGAAATAGCCGGTAATTTATGGGCCATACACGGTGGTGGGTTTTATTATGTTGAGAAGTATAAAATCGCTCCCGAAAAGCTTCCTGCAACCTTACATTGGTTTAAGTACGAAGCTTATTTTACCTGGCTTACCGGATTTTTACTGCTTGTAATTGTGTATTACTCCAATGCTCAAAGTTACCTGGTGAACGCTTCGGTTATGAAACTTAGTGTTGAGCAAGCAATTGCAATTAGTTTAACTACACTTATTGGTAGTTGGTTTTTATACGATGCATTGTGCAAATCGCCCTTAAAGAAGTACCCTACTGTTTTTGCCACAATTGGTTTTTCACTGGTTGTGCTAATTGCTTATTTCTTAACACATGTATTTGATGGGAAGGCTGCATTTATACATGTAGGTGCCTTACTTGGTACTATCATGGTGGGCAATGTGTTTTTTGTTATTATCCCCTCACAAAAAGCCCTAGTAAAGGCTGCAATTGAAGGTAAATCGCTGGATGAAAATTTGGGCAAGAATGCCGGATTGCGCTCTTTGCACAATAATTACATTACGTTTCCTGTAATTTTTACCATGATAAGTAATCACTTCCCCAGCACGTTTGGAAATGATATGAACTGGGTAATCTTAACCGGTATATCATTGGCAGGAGCAGGAGCCAGGCATTTTATTAATAAACACGAAAAGGGTGAAAATCTATATTGGTTAATTCCGGCAGTGGGAGCATTGCTCATTTTAATGATGCTGATGACAGCCCCTAAACGAAAAAAGTCGGCAAAGGAATTACCTCCGGTAGCATTTGCAGAAGTTGAAACAATTTTTAAAAATCGTTGTACTCCTTGCCATTCAAGTCACCCAAGCGACAATACACAAGTAATTGCGCCCAACGGGGTGATGTACGATACGCCCGAGCAAATAAAGGGCATGGCAGATAAAATTTTAATTCGTGCTGTTCAAACTAAAACAATGCCTCAAGGAAATAAAACAAACATGACCGAAGAAGAGCGAGAATTAGTTGGGGTTTGGATAGAACAAGGAGCTAATTTAAATTAG
- a CDS encoding acyl transferase: MLNQLREQIFSISNEASFEACTLAVFHYQYAHCEVYRNFVNALNVSPDKVHSSKEIPFLPISFFKTHYIVSGNAAPEIVFSSSGTTGNTTSLHNVVQTSLYKESYQRTFELFYGYPKDYCILALLPAYSERSGSSLIYMFDDLLKQSNHPHSGYYLHADDKLKHTLIELSAKGQKTLLLGVSYALLDFAEKYTLQLNNCIVMETGGMKGRRKEIIRKHLHETLTKSFGVNQVHSEYGMTELLSQAYSKGEGIFMCPPWMRVEAREIDDPLSPVLTQKTGGLNVIDLANLNSCSFISTQDLGRVFNDNSFEVLGRFDNSDIRGCNLLL; this comes from the coding sequence ATGCTGAACCAACTTCGAGAACAAATTTTTTCTATTTCAAACGAAGCCTCCTTTGAAGCTTGCACATTGGCTGTGTTTCATTATCAATATGCGCATTGTGAAGTGTATCGAAATTTTGTAAATGCCTTAAACGTTAGTCCTGATAAGGTACATAGCAGTAAAGAAATACCCTTTTTGCCTATTTCTTTTTTTAAAACCCACTACATTGTTTCAGGAAACGCAGCTCCCGAAATAGTGTTTAGCAGTAGCGGTACAACCGGCAATACAACATCTTTGCATAATGTAGTGCAGACCAGTCTTTACAAAGAAAGTTACCAAAGAACTTTTGAATTATTTTATGGGTATCCGAAGGACTATTGCATTTTGGCTTTATTGCCGGCATATTCAGAGCGTAGCGGCTCTTCCTTAATCTACATGTTTGATGATCTGCTAAAACAATCCAATCATCCGCACAGTGGCTATTATCTGCATGCTGATGATAAATTGAAGCATACCTTGATAGAACTATCAGCAAAGGGCCAAAAAACGTTATTGCTGGGTGTAAGTTATGCATTACTTGATTTCGCTGAAAAATATACACTGCAACTCAACAATTGCATTGTAATGGAAACCGGTGGTATGAAAGGGCGACGTAAAGAAATTATACGCAAGCATTTGCACGAAACTCTTACTAAATCATTTGGAGTAAATCAGGTACATTCAGAATATGGAATGACTGAATTACTTTCGCAAGCATACTCAAAAGGAGAAGGAATTTTTATGTGTCCGCCTTGGATGCGTGTAGAAGCAAGAGAGATCGATGATCCTTTAAGTCCGGTTCTAACCCAAAAAACCGGAGGCCTAAATGTCATCGATCTCGCTAACCTCAATTCCTGCAGCTTCATTTCAACCCAAGATTTAGGTAGAGTATTTAATGATAACTCTTTTGAAGTGCTTGGCAGATTTGACAACAGCGATATTCGCGGATGCAACCTTCTGCTATAA
- a CDS encoding Lrp/AsnC ligand binding domain-containing protein — translation MKNLYQIDKLDQDILSMVMKDATIPFTEIAKELLVSGGTVHVRMKKLQEMGVIKGAQFEIDPTKIGFDICAFLGIFLERGSEYNEAVARMKKIQEIVELHYLTGTYSMFAKIYCRDTNHLREVLNEKIQSIKGVSRTETFISLEESFKRQIKIS, via the coding sequence ATGAAGAATCTTTATCAAATTGATAAACTCGATCAGGATATTTTATCGATGGTAATGAAGGATGCAACGATTCCTTTTACCGAAATAGCTAAAGAACTACTGGTATCTGGAGGAACGGTGCATGTACGGATGAAAAAATTGCAGGAAATGGGTGTTATTAAAGGAGCTCAGTTCGAAATAGATCCAACAAAAATAGGATTTGATATATGTGCCTTTCTAGGTATTTTTTTAGAAAGAGGTTCTGAATACAATGAAGCCGTAGCACGCATGAAAAAAATTCAAGAAATTGTTGAGCTACACTATTTAACTGGAACCTACAGCATGTTTGCGAAAATATATTGCCGCGATACCAATCACTTACGTGAAGTATTAAACGAAAAAATTCAAAGCATAAAAGGAGTTTCGCGTACGGAAACCTTTATTTCGCTTGAAGAAAGTTTTAAAAGGCAAATAAAAATAAGCTAA
- a CDS encoding succinate dehydrogenase/fumarate reductase iron-sulfur subunit yields the protein MKFTLKIWRQANATSEGKLVNYPIDNISADMSFLEMMDVLNEELIRKGETPVAFDHDCREGICGMCSMFINGRAHGPKKATTTCQLYMRNFTDGETIYVEPFRAAAFPNVKDVVVDRSSFDRIMAAGGFVSVNTGQAMDANNIAVNKDKADLAMDAAACIGCGACVAACKNASAMLFVSAKVSQFALLPQGQIERERRVLAMVNQMDEEGFGACTNTGACEAECPKEISISNIARMNREYLSAKATN from the coding sequence ATGAAATTCACACTAAAAATCTGGCGACAAGCCAACGCAACATCAGAAGGTAAATTGGTGAATTACCCAATTGACAATATCAGTGCAGATATGTCGTTTTTAGAAATGATGGATGTGCTTAATGAGGAGTTAATCCGCAAAGGCGAAACTCCTGTAGCCTTCGACCACGACTGCCGTGAAGGTATATGCGGAATGTGCAGCATGTTTATTAATGGTCGTGCACACGGACCAAAAAAAGCAACGACCACCTGTCAGTTATACATGCGTAATTTTACCGATGGTGAAACCATCTATGTAGAACCTTTTAGAGCTGCTGCTTTTCCGAATGTGAAAGACGTAGTTGTAGACCGTTCCTCCTTCGACAGAATTATGGCTGCCGGAGGATTTGTTTCGGTAAATACCGGTCAGGCAATGGATGCAAACAATATTGCTGTGAACAAAGACAAGGCCGATTTGGCCATGGATGCTGCTGCTTGCATTGGTTGTGGCGCATGTGTTGCTGCCTGCAAAAATGCAAGTGCGATGTTGTTTGTAAGTGCTAAAGTTTCTCAATTTGCACTATTACCACAAGGACAAATTGAGCGAGAAAGACGTGTGTTGGCTATGGTAAATCAAATGGATGAAGAAGGTTTTGGAGCTTGTACCAATACCGGTGCTTGTGAAGCCGAATGTCCTAAAGAAATTTCAATTAGCAACATTGCTCGTATGAATCGCGAATACCTATCCGCAAAAGCAACTAATTAA